From a region of the Nonlabens sp. Hel1_33_55 genome:
- a CDS encoding Na+/H+ antiporter NhaC family protein: MDQKTIVTPKFSALIPLFVFVFTFLGVGIYQNDFYALPAPIAVIAGIIVAFLMFRQTIESKIQTLLRGCGDDKILTMCLIYLLAGAFAAITNATGSVDAIVNIGLDFIAVQYIYVGIFVIAAFLSVSTGTSVGAIVALAPIVVGFADKSSADLAILCGALLGGSMFGDNLSVISDTTIAATQSLGCKMSDKFKENIKIALPAALVTIAILVVQGLDLESATAEAIVYEYSILKILPYILVIALSVLGVNVFITLLLGFISAAILGIAYGDFTILESTKIAYEGFTGMTEIFLLSLLTGGLAALVAANGGIEFILIKIKKLISSQKSAQLGIASLVSTVNLAIANNTVSIIITGPIAKTINDEYHLDNKKTASILDIFACIFQGLLPYGAQVLMILSLSNEKINYLDLVSNTWYLLLLFITTILFIVFNTPKTAAAI, translated from the coding sequence ATGGATCAAAAAACTATAGTTACCCCTAAATTTTCAGCGCTTATACCGCTTTTCGTTTTCGTTTTCACTTTTCTAGGCGTTGGAATATATCAAAACGATTTTTACGCACTACCGGCACCAATTGCTGTAATTGCCGGTATCATCGTGGCGTTCCTGATGTTCCGCCAGACGATTGAATCAAAAATTCAAACCTTATTAAGGGGTTGTGGCGATGATAAAATTTTGACTATGTGTCTTATTTATCTATTGGCTGGTGCGTTCGCAGCTATCACTAATGCTACTGGCAGCGTGGATGCCATCGTCAATATAGGACTCGATTTTATCGCCGTTCAATATATCTATGTCGGCATATTTGTAATTGCTGCATTCCTATCGGTTTCTACCGGAACATCTGTTGGTGCTATTGTAGCGCTAGCACCTATCGTGGTTGGCTTTGCAGATAAGAGCAGCGCAGACCTTGCAATTCTTTGTGGCGCTTTGCTAGGTGGCAGTATGTTTGGAGATAACCTTTCTGTGATTTCAGACACTACGATTGCTGCCACGCAATCATTGGGTTGTAAGATGAGTGACAAGTTTAAAGAGAACATTAAAATAGCGCTTCCTGCCGCGTTGGTAACGATTGCCATTTTAGTCGTTCAAGGTTTGGATCTGGAGTCTGCAACTGCAGAAGCCATCGTTTACGAATATTCGATACTTAAGATTCTTCCCTATATTTTGGTGATCGCACTATCGGTGCTTGGAGTCAATGTATTTATCACACTGCTTTTAGGCTTTATTAGTGCAGCTATTCTAGGCATTGCTTATGGTGATTTTACCATACTTGAATCTACCAAAATCGCTTATGAAGGCTTTACAGGAATGACCGAGATCTTTTTACTCTCGTTGCTCACTGGTGGTCTAGCTGCCTTAGTAGCTGCAAATGGCGGAATCGAATTTATTCTGATCAAAATCAAAAAGCTCATTTCCAGTCAAAAATCGGCGCAATTGGGAATTGCATCTCTTGTGAGCACTGTCAATCTAGCCATTGCAAATAATACGGTATCTATTATTATCACAGGTCCTATTGCCAAAACTATAAATGATGAGTACCATTTGGATAACAAGAAAACAGCTTCTATTCTGGATATTTTTGCTTGTATTTTTCAAGGATTACTTCCTTACGGTGCTCAGGTGTTGATGATTTTAAGTTTGTCTAATGAGAAGATCAACTACCTTGATTTGGTCTCCAACACTTGGTATTTACTGTTACTATTTATCACTACCATTTTGTTCATTGTTTTCAATACACCTAAAACGGCGGCAGCTATTTAA
- a CDS encoding DUF4251 domain-containing protein encodes MKMLSNIYTRCAVAVVVLVMITACGVKKSGTPAEFANLSNLMNNGETIRIEMNAAYPLNTFASQQVINQIMRNTGDTANRIDLTGDGAFLEFSADTVSADLPFFGERRQGGGYNNTQDSGIFFEQAPEDYQFAANESDLQYDVDFEANNKTENFDVNVVVFANGSATVYVRSSARTVIRYDGRVVSTSDTE; translated from the coding sequence ATGAAAATGCTTTCCAATATATATACTAGATGTGCCGTGGCTGTTGTCGTGCTGGTAATGATAACAGCGTGTGGCGTGAAGAAATCTGGTACGCCGGCAGAGTTTGCTAATCTTTCCAATTTAATGAATAATGGTGAAACGATTAGAATTGAGATGAATGCGGCATATCCACTTAATACGTTTGCCTCACAGCAAGTCATTAATCAGATCATGCGCAATACGGGCGATACTGCAAACCGCATAGATCTAACTGGTGATGGTGCGTTCCTAGAATTTAGTGCCGATACGGTGAGCGCTGATTTACCGTTTTTTGGAGAGCGTCGTCAAGGTGGTGGTTATAACAACACTCAAGACAGCGGAATTTTCTTTGAGCAAGCTCCAGAAGATTACCAATTTGCAGCCAATGAATCTGACTTGCAATACGACGTAGATTTTGAAGCCAACAATAAAACGGAAAACTTTGATGTCAATGTGGTGGTTTTCGCAAACGGTAGCGCAACGGTTTATGTAAGAAGCAGCGCTAGAACAGTCATACGTTACGACGGCAGAGTGGTATCAACTTCTGACACCGAGTAA
- a CDS encoding gliding motility-associated C-terminal domain-containing protein, producing the protein MKKNYVNNTLQAKWLLFLLLFLPMLQMQAQCPMVPVSPQVICDGAGLTFADLNAFATAGPNPIRWYRNPTGGQALAPSQLVRQGTYYAGDTTGNCGTRDELVVDFTVDPSGQSLEAIFCDNENPTIQSYIDQALAPNTPPGGSVEVYSDFQLTDQRQPNEVLPDNANYFIVFIDAAGCTSQIESGSIAVFDSPASPTPPTTQEFCSDTAPTVADLNPGTTDNFNWYMTVDNNNDPIPPALMDSTLLVDGETYYVQADNFFCESEVVAVTVSIAEPPVPGQGTTVEYCEDDIPQADFDLFPLLVGNPDTNGTWTGPTTITNGNTGTTNISSLGIGAYSYVYTVPGTAPCPDQTATVVIVINEILTSGIPSALNPLSFCVSDASAAYDLFQLIDNEDAGGIWTQGTTSSDPVVSSTFDFTALAAGTYNFTYSQNVDPNPCPEENTTVQVNILEDPNAGTAIPAEFCENETADNSPFNLFNALDGSQDDNNGIWTDADGNTVSNTVDISGFTVADSPYTFTYIIDNGSCTDSETITITILPAPESGEYVGTPFEVCEDEAAANSPYDLFSLLDGTQDTNGSWFAGSDATGTSVANPIDLATLGTGSFNFTYTVPPIGGCTDKEVTVTIIITELPEAGTPTPFEVCETDTAIFSPFDLFNQLAGEDAGGEWADDNTTGALNGSIVDLTQLAVGSYNFTYTVTDASCTAMSTVTVTVTDPPEAGVGTDFEICLEDVTAGQQLDLFNQLAGNDAGGAWNDDNATGALTNNIVDLSQLAQGAYNFTYTVTGTGSCVDDSETITITINDIVAPAAPASQAFCDEATVADLSATGNNIQWYSDMELTNLLASTDALVDGADYYATQTDATTGCESSTATAVTITINETPNTGLASPITECSDASMIDLFTALDGSQDAGGTWVDTDNTGALSGSTFNGSAVLPGTYNFEYRIDGIAPCADSTTITTVTIQDQVSAGTSTSIDLCSDNGTIDLFTLLGSADAGGTWSPALASNTGVLDPLVDPAGTYTYTVMNGCNTSTATVDVTITTAPDAGTDATIMVCFIDEAFDLTTRLGGTPDTNGTWSPLLASGTNIFDPGVDTAGVYTYTVAATGPCDTNAVSQIDVMIEDTAAPTVTSPSLTFCASEAPVVMNLDAALSGTDITWYDSVDSTTPLADDTALVNGTTYFATQTSATGCESDERVSVDVIVNDAPTPTLAVDGDLFCFNDSPTLLELTQNINEYDANNNNVIWYAEENSTSPLSLSALLTANTTYYAVLVDSATNCESSVRLAVTPDLTDCDDVVVPDGFSPNGDGVNDTFDVDGLGFLYPNFEIEIFNRNGIVVYKGDDSTPRFDGFSNQEVLLSDGQLPVGVYFYILRFNDGTTKPRQGRLYISR; encoded by the coding sequence ATGAAGAAAAATTACGTAAACAACACATTGCAAGCGAAATGGCTGCTGTTCCTGCTCCTATTTCTACCAATGCTGCAAATGCAGGCGCAATGTCCAATGGTTCCCGTATCACCACAAGTGATATGTGATGGTGCCGGACTCACCTTTGCAGATTTGAATGCATTTGCAACCGCAGGACCCAATCCCATTAGATGGTATAGAAATCCCACCGGTGGCCAGGCACTGGCTCCATCACAACTGGTACGTCAAGGCACTTACTATGCTGGCGATACTACTGGTAATTGCGGTACTCGTGATGAACTGGTAGTAGATTTTACCGTTGATCCCAGCGGTCAAAGCCTCGAGGCGATCTTTTGTGATAATGAGAACCCAACGATACAATCCTATATTGATCAGGCACTGGCACCCAACACGCCACCTGGTGGATCTGTAGAAGTTTATTCTGATTTCCAGTTGACCGATCAGCGACAACCAAATGAAGTCTTACCGGACAATGCAAATTATTTTATCGTTTTTATCGATGCTGCGGGATGTACCAGCCAGATAGAATCTGGAAGTATTGCGGTCTTTGATTCTCCAGCAAGTCCTACTCCACCTACAACTCAGGAATTTTGTTCTGATACGGCACCAACGGTTGCAGATTTGAATCCAGGAACTACTGATAACTTCAATTGGTACATGACCGTTGACAACAACAATGATCCCATACCGCCAGCACTTATGGATTCTACCTTATTAGTAGATGGCGAGACCTATTATGTACAAGCGGACAACTTCTTTTGTGAAAGCGAGGTTGTTGCCGTAACTGTTTCCATAGCAGAGCCGCCGGTTCCTGGTCAAGGAACAACGGTAGAATACTGTGAGGACGACATACCTCAAGCAGATTTTGATCTTTTTCCATTATTAGTGGGTAATCCTGATACAAATGGTACCTGGACTGGTCCTACTACAATAACCAATGGAAATACAGGAACTACAAATATTAGCAGTCTAGGCATAGGCGCTTACAGTTACGTTTATACCGTTCCAGGAACAGCTCCTTGTCCTGATCAAACTGCTACGGTTGTGATCGTGATCAACGAGATACTGACCTCTGGAATACCATCCGCATTAAATCCTTTGAGCTTTTGTGTTTCTGATGCTTCGGCGGCTTATGATTTATTTCAGTTGATCGATAACGAAGATGCTGGCGGGATCTGGACGCAGGGAACAACGAGTTCTGATCCAGTGGTATCCTCTACTTTTGACTTTACAGCTTTGGCGGCTGGAACTTATAACTTTACCTACAGCCAAAACGTGGATCCCAATCCATGTCCAGAAGAAAACACTACAGTACAAGTCAACATACTAGAAGATCCCAATGCGGGAACAGCAATACCAGCTGAATTCTGTGAAAACGAAACCGCAGACAATTCTCCGTTTAATTTATTTAACGCATTGGACGGCTCACAAGATGACAATAATGGCATCTGGACAGATGCTGATGGCAACACGGTTTCAAACACCGTTGACATTAGTGGTTTCACAGTAGCTGATAGTCCTTATACGTTTACATACATCATCGACAATGGATCGTGTACCGATAGCGAAACTATTACAATTACAATTTTACCAGCTCCAGAGTCTGGTGAATATGTGGGAACTCCGTTTGAGGTTTGTGAGGATGAAGCAGCTGCAAACTCGCCTTATGATTTATTCTCATTACTAGATGGCACACAAGACACTAACGGATCCTGGTTTGCAGGTTCTGACGCTACTGGAACTTCAGTTGCCAATCCAATCGATCTAGCGACACTGGGAACTGGTAGTTTTAACTTTACCTATACCGTACCACCTATAGGCGGTTGTACCGATAAAGAAGTTACGGTAACCATTATCATTACAGAACTTCCAGAAGCTGGAACTCCTACTCCATTCGAAGTTTGTGAAACCGATACTGCTATTTTCTCACCCTTTGATTTATTTAATCAGTTGGCTGGTGAAGATGCTGGTGGTGAATGGGCAGACGATAATACTACAGGAGCTTTGAACGGCAGCATTGTAGATCTTACCCAATTGGCAGTTGGCTCTTACAATTTTACCTATACGGTAACTGATGCAAGTTGTACAGCGATGTCAACGGTGACAGTTACGGTTACAGATCCGCCAGAAGCTGGCGTGGGAACTGATTTTGAAATCTGTTTGGAAGACGTCACTGCAGGACAGCAATTGGATTTGTTCAATCAGCTTGCAGGTAATGATGCTGGTGGGGCATGGAATGATGATAACGCCACTGGAGCTTTGACCAACAATATCGTTGACCTAAGCCAGCTCGCACAAGGTGCATACAATTTCACCTATACTGTAACAGGAACTGGCAGCTGCGTCGATGATTCAGAAACCATCACGATAACCATCAATGATATTGTAGCGCCAGCTGCGCCAGCATCACAAGCATTTTGTGATGAAGCGACTGTAGCAGATTTAAGCGCGACTGGAAACAATATCCAATGGTACAGTGATATGGAACTGACCAACCTACTGGCATCGACTGATGCTCTTGTAGATGGTGCTGATTATTATGCAACACAGACAGATGCGACTACGGGTTGTGAATCTTCTACAGCTACTGCGGTAACGATTACTATTAATGAAACGCCAAATACTGGACTTGCGTCACCAATAACAGAATGTAGCGATGCGAGCATGATTGATTTGTTTACAGCTTTGGATGGCTCTCAAGACGCTGGAGGAACTTGGGTCGATACAGATAATACAGGAGCCTTAAGTGGATCTACCTTTAATGGTAGTGCCGTACTTCCTGGAACCTACAACTTTGAATATAGAATTGATGGCATCGCACCTTGTGCTGATAGCACTACCATTACTACAGTTACCATACAAGATCAAGTGAGTGCTGGAACCAGTACTAGTATTGATTTATGCTCTGATAATGGAACGATTGACTTGTTCACCTTATTAGGATCAGCTGATGCTGGCGGTACCTGGTCACCAGCTCTTGCAAGTAATACTGGAGTTCTTGATCCATTAGTCGATCCAGCGGGAACTTATACCTATACTGTAATGAATGGTTGTAATACGTCAACAGCAACTGTAGATGTTACCATTACCACTGCTCCTGATGCAGGAACAGATGCAACTATTATGGTTTGTTTTATTGATGAAGCTTTTGACCTGACCACAAGATTAGGTGGAACTCCAGATACGAATGGAACATGGTCACCATTGCTAGCCAGTGGCACCAATATATTTGATCCTGGTGTAGATACGGCTGGAGTTTATACCTACACGGTTGCAGCAACTGGACCATGTGATACTAACGCGGTTTCACAGATCGATGTGATGATAGAAGATACTGCTGCACCTACAGTGACCTCTCCTAGTCTAACATTTTGTGCTAGTGAAGCTCCAGTAGTTATGAATCTTGATGCTGCCCTTTCTGGAACAGACATTACTTGGTACGATTCGGTTGATTCGACCACGCCACTTGCTGATGATACTGCACTTGTAAATGGAACGACTTATTTCGCTACTCAAACGAGCGCTACAGGATGTGAATCTGATGAACGAGTTTCAGTCGATGTGATTGTCAATGATGCTCCTACTCCAACCTTAGCGGTTGACGGAGACTTATTCTGTTTCAATGACAGTCCAACCTTATTGGAACTTACTCAAAACATTAATGAGTATGATGCAAATAATAACAATGTAATCTGGTATGCAGAAGAGAATAGCACTTCGCCTCTATCGCTTTCTGCTTTATTGACTGCAAATACTACGTATTACGCTGTATTGGTGGATTCTGCTACCAATTGCGAAAGTAGTGTTCGACTCGCAGTCACACCAGATCTAACTGATTGCGACGATGTGGTTGTACCTGATGGATTCTCGCCTAATGGTGACGGAGTCAATGACACATTTGATGTTGATGGCTTAGGTTTCCTCTACCCGAATTTTGAAATAGAAATTTTCAATAGAAACGGAATCGTTGTCTATAAAGGTGATGACAGCACGCCAAGATTTGATGGCTTCTCCAATCAAGAAGTTCTATTAAGCGATGGCCAGTTGCCAGTAGGTGTGTATTTCTACATACTACGATTCAATGACGGTACCACAAAGCCAAGACAAGGACGTTTATACATAAGCAGATAG
- a CDS encoding type IX secretion system membrane protein PorP/SprF, whose translation MKNKTTTCLFLAFAFGLIWNVTAQQDPQFTQYMYNQKIINPAYATGNQQEINVGALYRSQWVGIEGAPSTASLFVHYPVSERIELGLSFTNDDIGNVVTENNIYADFAYILPVSEQGKLSLGLKAGVTLFDANFDGFTLQSGGNDTDAAFRDNINQTFPNLGAGAFYYTDRFYAGLSAPNLLTTQHLENENGVQTTGVENVHLFLTSGYVLDVNDAIKLKPAFLLRGVQGAPLTLDVTANVLFNDKFEAGLAYRVGDAVSGLVNYRIAPNLRVGYAYDYTLSNLGNYNTGSHEVMILFNIKSKAWDRGFDRSPRFF comes from the coding sequence ATGAAAAACAAAACTACGACTTGTCTATTCCTAGCTTTTGCCTTCGGGTTGATATGGAATGTTACTGCGCAACAGGATCCACAGTTCACGCAGTATATGTACAATCAAAAGATTATAAATCCCGCCTATGCTACTGGCAACCAGCAGGAAATAAATGTAGGTGCCTTATACCGTTCCCAATGGGTTGGTATTGAAGGAGCACCTAGTACCGCTTCCCTATTTGTCCATTATCCGGTAAGTGAGCGCATAGAATTGGGACTTTCATTTACAAACGATGACATAGGAAATGTTGTTACTGAAAATAACATCTATGCAGATTTTGCATACATACTTCCTGTTTCAGAACAAGGCAAGTTGTCGCTTGGTTTAAAAGCTGGAGTTACCTTATTCGATGCCAACTTTGATGGATTTACGTTGCAATCTGGTGGTAACGATACTGATGCTGCCTTCAGGGACAACATCAACCAGACCTTCCCAAATCTTGGTGCTGGTGCATTCTATTACACAGATAGATTTTATGCAGGCCTTTCTGCACCAAATCTCCTGACGACACAGCACCTTGAGAATGAAAACGGTGTGCAAACTACCGGTGTGGAGAATGTTCACCTGTTCTTGACCAGTGGATATGTTTTAGATGTAAATGATGCTATCAAACTAAAGCCTGCCTTCTTACTTAGAGGTGTGCAAGGTGCGCCGCTAACACTGGATGTGACTGCAAATGTGCTATTTAATGACAAGTTTGAAGCTGGACTGGCTTATCGTGTAGGCGACGCTGTTTCTGGATTGGTTAATTATAGAATAGCTCCTAACCTACGTGTGGGTTACGCCTATGATTATACCTTGAGTAACCTTGGGAATTACAATACTGGCTCCCATGAAGTTATGATTCTGTTCAATATAAAATCTAAAGCATGGGATCGTGGGTTTGACCGTTCTCCTAGATTCTTTTAA
- a CDS encoding OmpA family protein, which yields MRLNIYLILTVLGCSIVGQAQDLSLKQTNRLFQKQAYYEAVKNYENQKPTTEVLKKLGDSYYYTGDMAKAAFTYSKIEDNGDAIEDFDRIYRYAQSLMAIEDYDKADNYMLYYQGQSWNTKKFLKELELTTPHVFSVRPMSNSGSSSDFGMTFMNADKVVFASSRNTNRPIYAWNGLPYLDLYQAKLDQDGSLKSIEPFNQINTDLHESNAVFNETGTVMYFNRNNEQRVKVDGVPISNMHLYRADLVDGQWSNIQSLPFNDETYSNQHPSLSRDGSTLYFSSNKPGGYGEFDIYKVSINPDGSYGEPENLGDVINTQHLDQFPYISDTNTLYYATNGMPGLGGLDIHRTDMVNGAFEEPINLGQSINSSRDDFAYIVDEQNDKAYFSSNRSGIDVLYASYREENMLDKYAVGGVVKDSITNKLLPESLVSLLDESGTVIDDAIVGDDATYFFKIRPNRRYTVRGTRKLYIPQNINFSTDQNGKISHDIKLSLLSYDDAEEMIKPDRKGDVQVELDQIFFDFDQSTIKPQAASTLDNLVMIMNKYPEMEIEISSHTDVRGPADYNLDLSNRRAAATLEYIVSKGIDRNRLRSIGYGEMQPLNKCVNEGLCTEEEYRKNRRSEFKILN from the coding sequence ATGAGATTAAATATATACTTAATACTTACCGTGCTAGGCTGTTCTATTGTCGGGCAAGCACAAGATTTGAGCTTAAAGCAAACCAATAGGCTTTTTCAAAAACAAGCTTATTATGAGGCCGTAAAAAATTACGAGAATCAAAAGCCAACAACAGAAGTTCTGAAGAAACTTGGAGATAGTTATTACTACACAGGTGATATGGCCAAAGCCGCTTTTACCTATTCCAAAATTGAGGATAATGGTGATGCTATTGAAGATTTTGATCGCATTTATAGATATGCACAATCACTTATGGCTATAGAAGACTATGATAAAGCAGATAACTACATGCTCTATTATCAAGGTCAATCGTGGAATACCAAAAAGTTTTTGAAGGAACTTGAATTGACCACACCGCACGTTTTCAGCGTGAGACCAATGTCTAACAGTGGATCCAGTAGCGATTTTGGAATGACATTTATGAATGCAGACAAAGTTGTTTTTGCTTCGTCGAGAAATACAAATAGGCCTATTTACGCCTGGAATGGCTTGCCGTATTTGGATTTATATCAAGCCAAGCTGGATCAAGACGGCTCGCTTAAATCCATTGAACCTTTCAATCAGATTAATACAGACCTGCATGAGAGCAACGCTGTTTTTAATGAAACTGGAACCGTCATGTATTTCAATAGAAATAATGAGCAACGCGTTAAAGTAGATGGAGTGCCAATATCCAATATGCATCTCTATCGAGCCGACTTGGTCGATGGCCAGTGGAGTAACATCCAGTCGCTACCGTTCAATGATGAAACCTATAGCAATCAACATCCGTCTTTGAGTAGGGATGGTTCGACGCTATACTTCTCAAGCAACAAGCCTGGTGGTTACGGTGAGTTTGATATTTATAAAGTGTCCATAAATCCAGACGGCTCTTATGGTGAGCCAGAAAATTTAGGTGATGTAATCAATACGCAGCATTTGGATCAATTCCCTTATATCAGTGATACAAATACTCTGTATTATGCTACTAATGGAATGCCTGGATTAGGTGGCCTTGATATCCATAGAACTGATATGGTGAACGGAGCTTTTGAAGAACCAATTAATTTGGGACAATCCATCAATAGTTCTAGAGATGATTTTGCCTACATCGTTGATGAACAAAATGACAAGGCATATTTCTCATCAAATCGTAGTGGTATCGATGTTTTATATGCATCCTACCGTGAGGAAAATATGCTGGACAAATATGCTGTTGGCGGCGTTGTTAAAGATAGTATCACCAATAAGCTCCTACCAGAATCATTGGTTTCATTACTAGATGAAAGTGGTACCGTGATTGACGATGCCATAGTTGGAGATGATGCAACTTACTTTTTCAAGATCAGACCTAACAGAAGGTACACCGTAAGAGGAACACGCAAATTGTACATACCGCAGAATATTAATTTTTCAACAGATCAAAATGGTAAAATCAGCCATGATATAAAGCTTTCTTTATTGTCCTATGACGATGCTGAAGAAATGATCAAGCCAGATCGTAAAGGTGATGTTCAGGTAGAATTGGATCAGATATTCTTTGATTTTGACCAGTCCACCATCAAGCCACAGGCTGCTTCTACCCTAGATAATCTAGTGATGATTATGAACAAATATCCTGAAATGGAAATCGAGATTTCATCGCATACAGACGTGCGTGGTCCAGCGGACTACAATCTGGACTTATCCAACAGACGTGCTGCCGCTACACTAGAGTACATTGTAAGTAAAGGTATTGACAGAAACCGCTTGAGAAGCATTGGTTACGGTGAAATGCAACCGCTTAACAAATGTGTAAATGAAGGTCTTTGTACGGAAGAAGAATACCGCAAAAATAGAAGAAGCGAGTTCAAGATACTTAATTAG
- a CDS encoding T9SS type B sorting domain-containing protein has translation MKKLLFVVVMVASFAFAKAQLGFCSGASGEAIFTETFGRGINSGPPLNAMQTNYTFVNSGTQDGQYTISNNLEQFVGTFHNTPDHTGDVNGKALIINASFAADQFYQTSINNLCENTNYEFSAWIINLYNPSSGFCSGREIPIQVRFEIWDATDTNRLADGIMNPRFGENQPTWIQYALTFTTAAGQNGCILKMINEGDGGCGNDLAIDDIVFRTCGDVVQLEDSNNDVEASRCVNDASESITLTVNTSESIYDTPEYQWQSSTDGTNFTDITGENGNSFTSPTITNTTFYRVKIAEDAVNLSGSECANFSGIFEYRVVDAPAATAVDDDVSVCTGEQGTLEVRVANGFVIDWFDAPTGGNALVTASNSIQVTQSGTYYAETRDTDSGCTSADRVAIEFTVSDPPLLNGQDFVICPNENVLLDPQASDTFSYEWSTGEMTPTIEVNTAGTYTCVVTNTDGCSATTSFNVSTIDAPLIIELQENADVLTVITNDGNFQYRINGGDYQLSNRLDINGILQAVVEVTDLENCTTVTETFNRLGITQFFTPNGDGFNDVWEVGNLAAFPGARVELYDRYGKLLKVMDEADPNWNGIFNNEPLPSSDYWYRVTYEDVEIKGHFSLKR, from the coding sequence ATGAAAAAGTTATTGTTTGTTGTTGTGATGGTTGCAAGTTTCGCTTTCGCGAAAGCGCAATTAGGATTCTGCTCTGGTGCATCCGGTGAAGCCATTTTTACAGAAACATTTGGTCGTGGAATCAATAGTGGACCTCCTTTGAACGCTATGCAAACCAATTACACCTTTGTGAATTCAGGCACGCAGGATGGTCAGTATACAATTTCTAATAATTTAGAACAATTTGTTGGCACATTTCATAATACTCCTGATCATACTGGAGACGTCAATGGGAAGGCTTTGATTATTAACGCTTCATTCGCAGCGGATCAATTTTATCAAACTTCAATTAATAATTTATGTGAGAATACAAATTACGAGTTTAGTGCGTGGATCATTAATTTATATAATCCTAGTAGTGGCTTTTGTTCAGGTCGCGAAATTCCCATTCAGGTACGTTTTGAAATATGGGATGCGACAGACACTAACCGTCTTGCTGATGGAATTATGAACCCCAGATTTGGTGAAAATCAGCCCACATGGATACAGTACGCACTCACATTTACAACTGCCGCAGGTCAAAATGGCTGTATTCTCAAAATGATTAATGAAGGTGATGGCGGCTGTGGAAATGATCTTGCAATAGATGATATTGTATTCCGCACCTGTGGAGATGTGGTACAATTGGAGGATAGCAATAATGATGTAGAAGCCTCTAGATGCGTTAATGATGCTAGTGAATCCATCACGTTGACTGTCAATACAAGTGAATCTATTTATGATACTCCAGAATATCAATGGCAATCCAGTACTGACGGTACCAACTTTACAGATATCACTGGTGAAAACGGAAATTCTTTTACATCGCCTACAATTACTAATACTACTTTTTACCGAGTCAAAATTGCCGAGGATGCGGTGAATTTATCTGGATCTGAATGTGCTAACTTCTCGGGTATTTTTGAGTATAGAGTAGTGGACGCACCAGCAGCAACAGCAGTTGACGATGATGTTAGCGTTTGTACTGGAGAACAAGGGACGTTAGAAGTTCGTGTTGCTAACGGTTTTGTTATTGATTGGTTTGATGCACCTACTGGTGGTAATGCGCTTGTGACGGCTAGCAACTCGATACAGGTAACTCAATCAGGAACTTACTATGCAGAAACACGTGATACCGACTCTGGTTGCACTAGTGCTGATCGAGTCGCAATAGAGTTTACAGTAAGTGATCCACCGTTATTAAATGGTCAGGATTTTGTAATCTGCCCAAATGAAAATGTATTGTTGGATCCACAAGCGAGTGATACGTTTAGCTATGAATGGAGTACAGGCGAGATGACACCAACAATTGAGGTAAACACCGCTGGAACCTATACGTGTGTTGTCACCAACACAGATGGATGTAGTGCGACTACCTCATTTAATGTGAGCACCATCGATGCACCATTAATCATAGAGTTACAAGAAAATGCAGATGTTCTTACGGTGATAACCAACGATGGCAATTTTCAATACCGAATCAATGGTGGTGATTATCAATTGAGCAATAGACTTGACATAAACGGGATCTTACAGGCTGTGGTTGAAGTCACTGACCTGGAGAATTGCACCACGGTTACTGAAACATTCAATCGGCTGGGAATCACACAATTTTTCACACCTAATGGCGATGGGTTCAACGATGTTTGGGAAGTTGGTAATCTAGCGGCCTTTCCTGGCGCACGAGTGGAATTGTATGATCGTTACGGTAAGCTATTAAAGGTAATGGATGAAGCAGATCCCAACTGGAATGGAATCTTCAACAATGAACCTTTACCTAGTAGCGATTATTGGTACCGGGTTACTTATGAGGACGTAGAAATAAAAGGGCATTTCTCTTTGAAACGTTAA